In Candidatus Contubernalis alkalaceticus, the following proteins share a genomic window:
- a CDS encoding ABC transporter permease, with the protein MRKNLNKALIVQDYVTLAHKQIKNNIEQSFSQVLLLAALLVLVTGLSLSSPFFMTWANFRNILDQTSLHIILALGMTFVICTGGIDLSVGAVAALSGVSIAYAMKSGVSVYPAVLLGLFTGVLIGAGNGLLISRLRINPFIITLGSMSVSRGLALIITGGIPIYGFDRSFTWWGSGHIGPVNSPIIMAGLLVAAGAFVLNMTRLGYYTLALGGNEEALRRTGASTVFYKTMVYALCGLTAALAGLISTARLNTAEPLAGWMFELDAIAAVVLGGTSMNGGKGTVAGTVIACFLLGVLRNGLTILSIPSYYHQLLIGIIILTSVVISEIRSQK; encoded by the coding sequence ATGAGAAAGAATTTGAACAAAGCACTGATTGTTCAAGATTATGTCACACTGGCTCATAAACAAATAAAAAATAATATAGAACAGTCTTTTTCACAGGTGCTTCTGTTGGCTGCTCTTTTGGTTTTGGTAACAGGGTTGAGTTTATCTTCTCCCTTTTTTATGACCTGGGCAAATTTTAGAAATATTTTGGATCAAACTTCCCTGCATATTATTTTAGCCCTGGGAATGACTTTTGTAATTTGTACCGGGGGAATCGATTTGTCAGTGGGAGCCGTCGCGGCATTAAGCGGGGTGTCTATTGCTTATGCCATGAAAAGTGGGGTTTCCGTTTACCCGGCTGTTTTACTGGGTTTATTTACAGGAGTCTTGATTGGTGCTGGGAACGGTCTTCTGATTTCCCGGTTACGGATAAACCCATTTATTATAACCCTGGGTTCCATGTCTGTCAGCAGAGGTCTGGCCTTGATTATAACCGGAGGCATCCCTATTTATGGATTTGACCGGAGCTTTACCTGGTGGGGCAGCGGCCATATTGGTCCAGTCAATTCACCAATTATAATGGCAGGCTTATTGGTAGCAGCCGGTGCATTTGTTTTAAACATGACCAGGCTGGGTTATTATACTCTGGCTTTGGGAGGAAATGAAGAGGCGCTTCGAAGAACCGGGGCTTCAACCGTTTTCTATAAAACAATGGTCTATGCTCTTTGTGGGTTGACAGCGGCTCTGGCCGGGCTGATTTCTACAGCTCGTTTAAATACTGCCGAACCCCTGGCCGGTTGGATGTTTGAACTGGATGCTATTGCCGCAGTTGTTTTAGGAGGAACCAGTATGAACGGCGGGAAGGGCACCGTTGCCGGTACTGTGATCGCTTGTTTTCTGCTGGGGGTTTTGCGCAACGGCCTGACCATTCTTAGTATTCCGTCTTACTATCACCAGCTGCTGATTGGCATAATTATCCTGACATCAGTAGTGATTTCAGAAATACGTTCTCAAAAATAA
- a CDS encoding double-cubane-cluster-containing anaerobic reductase, translating into MINLSEDYLTDVEEHNLDLTRARKAKGDKVVGVYCAFTPKELIAAAGGIPVSLCGSSDEPIPAAEQHLPRNICPLVKSSYGFALTDTCPNFHFSDFLVADATCDGKKKMYELLGRMKPLHLLQLPQRADTESAFQYWLSEIRQLKTVLENWLAIEITDEKLLEAVKLYNRCRQVTSKIFELNKGGQTFLTGKEISTATDDGGFQVDLSSHITRMEKVIQWAKKRGGLEPRSRILLTGSPTTCKKVLNIIEETAYVTAMENCGGLKTVGQLVEEEGDRLEALARKYLNISCSCMSPNLGRYGLLEEIVKDYHIDGVIDLTWQACHTYNVESFSVGEFIRDRLGVPFLQIETDYSESDAGWIKVRVEAFLEML; encoded by the coding sequence ATGATAAATCTTAGTGAAGATTACCTGACTGACGTAGAAGAACATAATTTGGATTTGACCCGCGCTAGAAAAGCCAAAGGGGACAAGGTAGTTGGAGTCTATTGTGCCTTTACTCCCAAGGAGCTGATTGCTGCTGCCGGAGGAATTCCGGTGTCCCTCTGCGGCTCTTCCGATGAACCCATTCCCGCCGCTGAACAGCATCTTCCTCGAAATATTTGTCCCCTGGTTAAGTCCAGCTATGGATTTGCTCTTACGGATACCTGCCCCAACTTTCATTTTTCCGATTTCCTGGTGGCGGATGCTACCTGTGATGGCAAGAAAAAAATGTACGAACTCTTGGGCCGGATGAAACCCCTGCATCTTTTGCAGCTCCCCCAAAGGGCTGATACTGAAAGTGCTTTCCAATACTGGTTGAGTGAAATACGGCAGTTAAAAACGGTTTTAGAAAACTGGCTGGCAATAGAAATAACTGATGAAAAGCTTCTGGAAGCTGTGAAATTATATAACCGCTGCCGCCAGGTAACCAGTAAGATATTTGAGTTGAACAAAGGAGGACAGACTTTTCTCACCGGAAAGGAAATCAGTACTGCTACCGATGACGGAGGCTTTCAGGTGGACCTTTCCAGCCATATTACCAGGATGGAAAAAGTGATTCAATGGGCTAAAAAACGGGGTGGGCTGGAACCTCGCTCCAGAATTCTTTTAACCGGGTCCCCTACAACCTGTAAAAAGGTTTTAAATATTATTGAGGAGACAGCGTATGTGACAGCTATGGAAAACTGTGGGGGATTAAAGACAGTGGGGCAGCTGGTGGAAGAGGAGGGAGACCGTCTAGAAGCCCTGGCCCGTAAGTATTTAAATATATCTTGTTCCTGCATGTCCCCCAACCTGGGAAGATATGGGCTGCTGGAGGAGATTGTAAAAGATTACCACATTGATGGGGTTATTGACCTTACCTGGCAGGCCTGTCACACCTATAACGTAGAGTCCTTTTCCGTAGGGGAATTTATCCGTGACAGGCTGGGCGTACCTTTCTTACAGATTGAAACTGATTACTCCGAATCCGATGCGGGGTGGATCAAAGTTAGGGTTGAAGCTTTTTTGGAAATGCTTTAA
- a CDS encoding corrinoid protein: MVDDYLNKLVEAVVNMELDIIVPLCHETLEKGISGEDAIINGLFKGMEEVNRLYAEGEYFVPEVVVCADTMYVGLEVLKPHCKTGAKKVGKVVIGTVEGDTHDIGKNIVAMMLEAAGFDIYDLGRNVPLTYFVDKTLEVDADVIALSSLLTTTMRGMKRVIEEVKKRSPERKRYVLIGGAPVSADYAKLINADGYAPNAYEAVHTVRELLNLGAGGVD; encoded by the coding sequence ATGGTGGACGATTATTTAAATAAACTGGTTGAAGCAGTAGTAAATATGGAGCTGGATATTATTGTTCCGCTTTGTCACGAGACACTGGAAAAAGGTATAAGCGGTGAAGATGCAATAATAAACGGTCTTTTTAAGGGAATGGAAGAAGTGAATAGGCTTTATGCTGAGGGAGAGTATTTTGTTCCAGAGGTGGTAGTGTGCGCAGATACCATGTATGTAGGGCTGGAAGTGCTGAAGCCACATTGTAAAACCGGGGCAAAAAAAGTGGGGAAAGTGGTCATAGGTACGGTGGAGGGAGACACTCATGATATTGGGAAAAACATCGTGGCTATGATGCTGGAAGCCGCGGGTTTTGACATATATGATTTGGGTAGAAATGTGCCTCTTACCTATTTTGTGGATAAAACCCTGGAAGTGGATGCAGATGTTATTGCCTTGTCTTCACTGCTGACCACGACCATGAGGGGAATGAAAAGGGTAATTGAGGAGGTAAAAAAACGGAGTCCTGAACGGAAAAGATATGTATTAATAGGTGGAGCCCCGGTATCTGCAGATTATGCAAAGTTAATCAATGCGGACGGTTATGCTCCCAATGCTTATGAAGCAGTGCATACGGTGAGAGAGCTTTTAAATCTTGGTGCAGGAGGTGTTGATTGA
- a CDS encoding uroporphyrinogen decarboxylase family protein: MNHTNKSEKKLPGVKNTGFGRVKVVPLGGVFSAAISGLSTREYYLNPEKAFKAQVWAAELIKHDAVPSFSIPDYAGWDFGGELFFPETPPCSLPHLVKRPVNMEEDVYNLQVPDILNTPATGRKLAFARISKKMGYTTSIPGGSPLGIVGSLLGGELMLRWMVKKPELIHQLLRISTDYLYKISEVFISEVGLESCTLASSFPWESNTLCSPHFFEKFSLPYVIELHEHFLKLGMKKWSIHLCGDHRKNLIIWKNSIPLPPKVLFTMGDDMNLEHAAKALGEQHAFGGNISCTLLQTGTPDQVYEKCKDIIKKVGYLPGGFVLMPACTISPLTPPANVYAMVKAAGDLTGQA; encoded by the coding sequence ATGAATCATACAAATAAGTCTGAAAAAAAATTGCCCGGTGTAAAAAACACCGGTTTTGGCAGAGTTAAGGTTGTACCCTTGGGAGGGGTGTTTTCTGCCGCCATTTCAGGGTTAAGCACCAGGGAGTATTATTTAAACCCGGAAAAGGCTTTCAAAGCACAGGTTTGGGCGGCAGAATTAATAAAACATGATGCAGTTCCCTCCTTTAGTATTCCTGACTATGCAGGATGGGACTTTGGGGGAGAATTGTTTTTTCCGGAAACCCCACCCTGCTCCCTCCCACACCTGGTAAAACGGCCTGTAAACATGGAGGAGGATGTTTACAACCTTCAGGTACCGGATATTTTAAATACTCCTGCCACAGGGAGGAAGCTTGCTTTTGCCAGAATCTCAAAAAAAATGGGTTATACTACATCGATACCCGGTGGTTCTCCCCTGGGTATAGTGGGTTCTTTGTTGGGTGGAGAGCTAATGTTACGCTGGATGGTTAAAAAGCCGGAACTGATACATCAGCTTTTGAGGATTTCTACAGATTATCTTTATAAAATATCAGAGGTATTTATTTCTGAAGTGGGTCTGGAGTCCTGCACGCTGGCAAGCTCATTTCCCTGGGAGTCCAACACCTTGTGTTCTCCTCATTTTTTTGAAAAGTTTAGCCTTCCCTATGTAATAGAACTGCATGAACATTTTTTAAAACTAGGTATGAAAAAGTGGTCCATTCATCTTTGTGGAGACCACAGGAAAAACTTGATTATTTGGAAAAATTCTATTCCCCTGCCCCCCAAAGTTTTGTTTACTATGGGAGATGACATGAATTTGGAACATGCAGCAAAAGCTCTGGGAGAGCAGCATGCATTTGGGGGGAATATATCCTGTACACTTTTGCAAACCGGCACTCCTGACCAGGTATATGAAAAATGTAAAGATATAATCAAAAAAGTTGGATATTTACCGGGTGGGTTTGTGTTGATGCCGGCCTGTACAATTTCTCCTCTGACTCCCCCGGCAAACGTATATGCCATGGTGAAAGCTGCCGGGGATTTGACAGGACAGGCATAG
- a CDS encoding ABC transporter permease → MDRYYMREIITKYGLLVVLVLLVMFFSNRTEVFLTLPNFINILRQVSIMGIVSVGMAFVLISGGIDLSVGSIIGVSSVLAATLMVNGVNIPTAFLATLIAGVLIGLFNGLMINNVKIPPLITTLGSMTIFRGAAYIITGGLPVYGFSAVSFSFLGQGYINIIPVPVLVMAAVFLSGFIVLYTTRFGRYVHAIGGNETASELSGIPVKKIKYFVYAISGFLASLAGLVLLSRINSGQPNAGQGYELDIVTAVVLGGVSIYGGEGRLSGVLSGILIMGILTNGMILMNVNEYYQLVVKGAVLLAAVGTDVYISNMEIKDESVVKGQN, encoded by the coding sequence ATGGATCGCTATTATATGAGGGAAATTATAACTAAATATGGCCTTCTAGTGGTTTTGGTTTTGCTGGTTATGTTTTTTTCCAATAGAACCGAAGTTTTTTTAACTCTGCCAAATTTCATTAATATTTTGAGGCAAGTTTCTATTATGGGGATTGTTTCTGTGGGAATGGCCTTTGTTCTTATATCAGGCGGCATAGACCTGTCCGTCGGTTCGATTATTGGAGTATCGTCTGTTTTAGCTGCTACGTTAATGGTCAATGGGGTTAATATTCCTACTGCTTTTTTGGCAACTCTTATTGCTGGAGTATTGATAGGGTTATTTAACGGATTAATGATTAATAATGTTAAGATTCCTCCCTTAATTACCACGTTGGGGAGTATGACTATATTCAGGGGTGCAGCCTACATTATCACAGGTGGCTTACCGGTATATGGATTTTCTGCAGTATCTTTTTCCTTCTTAGGTCAAGGATATATAAATATTATTCCAGTTCCAGTTTTAGTTATGGCAGCAGTATTTCTTTCAGGTTTTATAGTATTGTATACTACCAGATTTGGACGGTATGTACATGCCATAGGGGGTAACGAAACAGCCTCTGAATTGTCTGGCATTCCTGTAAAAAAAATAAAATATTTTGTTTATGCCATTTCGGGTTTTCTGGCTTCTCTTGCCGGCCTTGTTCTTCTATCCAGGATAAATAGTGGACAGCCCAATGCCGGTCAGGGATACGAACTGGATATTGTAACAGCAGTTGTTTTGGGAGGCGTAAGTATTTACGGAGGAGAAGGTAGACTAAGTGGCGTGTTGTCAGGTATTTTAATCATGGGAATTTTAACAAATGGAATGATTCTTATGAATGTAAATGAATATTACCAGCTGGTCGTAAAAGGAGCGGTACTGCTGGCTGCAGTGGGAACGGACGTTTATATAAGCAATATGGAAATAAAGGATGAATCAGTGGTAAAGGGTCAGAATTAG
- a CDS encoding ATP-binding cassette domain-containing protein, with translation MNKGKEDNPPLLETRGLYKSFGHVKALNGVDLKIFEGQVLAIVGDNGAGKTTLIKLLSGAMVPDGGEIIVRSEVFKRLSPSKAIQLGISTVYQDLALVNSLDIVSNIFLGREEISGKFFLNKKKMKKEASKLLDSLQIDIPLLKLPVSYLSGGQRQAIAVSRAINQGGKIIIFDEPTAAMGIRESARILKLIKKLGEKGFAVIVISHNLHQVFEISDRICVLRQGQVVEDFITRNTHPDEIIHVITGSDQYYLKRNGEVPSNF, from the coding sequence ATGAATAAAGGAAAAGAAGACAATCCTCCTTTACTAGAAACCAGGGGTTTATACAAGTCATTCGGACATGTGAAAGCCTTAAATGGTGTAGACTTAAAGATATTTGAAGGCCAGGTATTAGCTATTGTAGGGGATAACGGAGCTGGAAAGACCACTCTAATAAAGCTGTTGTCGGGAGCCATGGTTCCTGATGGGGGAGAAATAATAGTAAGGTCAGAAGTATTTAAAAGGTTGTCTCCTTCCAAGGCAATTCAATTGGGGATTTCCACAGTGTATCAAGACTTGGCTCTTGTAAACAGTCTGGACATTGTCAGCAACATATTTTTAGGGAGGGAAGAAATTTCAGGTAAATTTTTTTTAAATAAGAAGAAAATGAAAAAGGAAGCCAGCAAATTATTAGATAGCTTGCAAATTGATATTCCTCTTTTAAAATTGCCGGTATCATATCTTTCCGGGGGACAAAGGCAGGCTATTGCAGTATCCCGGGCTATCAACCAGGGGGGCAAAATAATAATATTTGATGAACCTACTGCTGCAATGGGCATAAGGGAATCTGCCAGGATTCTAAAGCTTATAAAAAAACTGGGAGAAAAGGGATTTGCTGTAATCGTAATAAGCCATAACCTTCACCAGGTATTTGAAATATCTGATAGGATATGTGTGCTGAGACAGGGACAAGTTGTGGAGGATTTTATAACCAGGAATACTCATCCTGATGAAATAATCCATGTGATTACTGGGTCAGACCAGTACTATTTAAAAAGAAACGGAGAAGTGCCAAGCAATTTTTGA
- a CDS encoding TIGR01440 family protein, producing MEINKNVVYQQFVSVLEGLLEAGENQVSGRLLVVSCSISRVEGRREDTTGDPELARAICSALWDNKPVDMSAAVQCCEHLNRALIVERETLVQKNLSEVNVVPVSEAGGTFAAVSMEFFNDPVVVETIQGDSGIDIGLTMIGMHLKPVVMPLLLDTEYIGGARVIAARTRPKLIGGERAQYKKK from the coding sequence ATGGAAATTAACAAAAACGTGGTATATCAACAGTTTGTATCTGTTTTAGAAGGGCTTTTGGAGGCCGGGGAAAACCAGGTGTCCGGTAGATTATTGGTCGTTTCTTGCAGCATCAGTCGGGTGGAAGGCCGTCGAGAAGACACTACTGGAGACCCGGAACTGGCACGGGCTATATGCAGTGCATTATGGGATAACAAGCCCGTAGATATGTCTGCAGCAGTTCAGTGCTGTGAACATCTCAACCGGGCATTGATTGTAGAAAGGGAAACTCTGGTTCAAAAAAACCTGTCTGAAGTGAATGTGGTTCCTGTTTCTGAAGCCGGAGGAACATTTGCTGCTGTTTCTATGGAATTTTTTAATGATCCGGTAGTGGTAGAAACAATCCAGGGGGATTCAGGAATTGATATTGGATTGACCATGATTGGAATGCACCTGAAGCCGGTAGTCATGCCGTTACTTTTAGATACAGAATATATTGGAGGAGCCAGAGTGATAGCTGCCCGTACCCGGCCAAAACTGATTGGAGGTGAGCGGGCTCAGTATAAGAAGAAATAA
- a CDS encoding ATP-binding cassette domain-containing protein yields the protein MDQAKKNITEKPILKVQEIFKSFGHIQVLSGISLEVNCGQVLAIVGDNGAGKTTLIKILSGALTPDKGRIIFNSEEFSKMTPSVAIQKGISTVYQDLALVDSRDVACNVFLGREPLKGGFIVDKGKMVEQTRILLDSLQISVPRLENPVGCLSGGQRQAVAVARAIQQGGKVIIFDEPTAAMGVRESAKVLELIQMLGNQGFAVMVISHNLHQVFAISDRICVIRQGKLVGDFQTEETEPGEIVQYITGANLKNEKEFEQSTDCSRLCHTGS from the coding sequence ATGGATCAGGCTAAAAAAAATATTACCGAAAAACCTATATTAAAAGTTCAAGAAATATTTAAATCTTTCGGGCATATCCAGGTTTTATCCGGGATATCTTTAGAAGTTAATTGTGGACAGGTGTTGGCTATTGTAGGGGATAATGGCGCAGGGAAAACTACTCTGATTAAAATATTATCCGGAGCACTAACACCAGATAAGGGTAGGATTATTTTTAACTCTGAAGAGTTCAGCAAAATGACTCCTTCAGTGGCCATACAAAAGGGAATATCAACGGTCTACCAGGATTTAGCCCTGGTAGACAGCAGGGATGTGGCCTGTAATGTGTTTTTAGGCAGGGAACCCTTAAAGGGAGGCTTTATTGTTGACAAGGGAAAAATGGTTGAACAGACCCGTATTCTGCTGGATAGTTTGCAAATCAGCGTTCCCCGGTTGGAAAATCCGGTAGGCTGCCTGTCCGGTGGACAAAGGCAGGCTGTTGCTGTAGCCAGGGCCATCCAGCAGGGGGGGAAAGTTATTATTTTTGATGAACCAACAGCAGCTATGGGAGTTCGCGAGTCGGCAAAAGTCTTGGAACTTATACAAATGTTAGGGAATCAGGGCTTTGCAGTAATGGTAATCAGCCATAATCTTCACCAGGTGTTTGCAATTTCAGATCGCATATGTGTTATCAGGCAGGGAAAGCTGGTGGGGGATTTCCAAACGGAGGAAACTGAACCCGGCGAAATAGTACAGTATATAACGGGGGCAAATTTAAAAAATGAGAAAGAATTTGAACAAAGCACTGATTGTTCAAGATTATGTCACACTGGCTCATAA
- a CDS encoding uroporphyrinogen decarboxylase family protein, with product MSRISLIQYVKKQNRRLIFPWMGTIGLRLTGYRLYDVYNSPKKQLEVAIAMDEKFQADFIYPMDDGLLFCEAMKLPLLKHNYDFPSVIDNPVKSREQLLRMVVPDPYHNKRMVTNLKSLKLLASHFTKPLGVILQGPFTLAVEMVGAMDICRSIIKQPSFIEEVLKFTYQTVNRYAQACVDAGVQLVSFSEPSGVILSPHVYEQLVCFNLKKLYHSLNAWKVLHVCGNTNHLLDKMLTTEVEGISLDQLMDLPTIAAKVPENIVLIGNVDPIEVLMLMKPEEVRETTLNLLRKMKSFSNYILSFGCTCAPDTPIDNICAFMEAGRTNNVDL from the coding sequence ATGAGTAGAATAAGTCTTATACAATATGTCAAAAAACAAAATAGAAGATTAATTTTTCCTTGGATGGGCACTATCGGGTTAAGGTTAACAGGGTATAGGTTATATGATGTCTACAATTCTCCTAAAAAGCAGTTGGAAGTAGCAATAGCCATGGATGAAAAATTTCAGGCAGACTTCATTTATCCTATGGATGATGGGCTTTTGTTTTGCGAAGCTATGAAATTACCTTTACTTAAACACAATTATGACTTTCCCAGTGTTATAGATAATCCTGTTAAGTCCAGAGAACAACTATTAAGAATGGTGGTCCCTGATCCTTACCATAATAAGAGAATGGTTACAAATTTAAAATCACTTAAGCTGTTAGCAAGTCATTTTACTAAACCATTAGGGGTCATATTGCAGGGGCCATTTACTTTAGCTGTGGAAATGGTCGGGGCAATGGATATATGTAGGAGTATAATTAAGCAGCCGAGTTTTATAGAAGAAGTGCTTAAGTTTACTTATCAAACAGTAAACAGGTATGCCCAGGCTTGTGTAGATGCCGGAGTGCAGCTGGTAAGTTTTAGTGAACCTTCGGGCGTTATTCTTTCTCCCCATGTATATGAGCAATTAGTTTGTTTTAACTTAAAAAAGCTATATCATTCCCTTAATGCGTGGAAGGTGCTCCATGTATGCGGGAATACCAATCATTTACTAGATAAAATGCTAACTACGGAGGTTGAGGGTATAAGCCTGGACCAGTTAATGGATTTACCAACTATTGCTGCTAAGGTACCTGAAAACATAGTTTTAATTGGTAATGTTGACCCCATTGAAGTTTTGATGTTAATGAAACCTGAGGAAGTAAGAGAAACTACCTTAAATTTATTGAGAAAAATGAAAAGTTTTTCTAACTATATACTATCCTTTGGGTGTACCTGTGCACCTGATACGCCCATAGATAATATCTGTGCTTTTATGGAGGCTGGGCGTACGAACAATGTTGATTTGTAA
- a CDS encoding sugar ABC transporter substrate-binding protein: MKKIIVFLTVLVFMFVTLMGCGNDQALPGNDDASPGNGEEEIHIAYTTMDLGNPYFIQVVKGMEDKADELGIKLTVHDGKNDPIIQVDAVENFIVQKVDAIIISANDQSALQPMVYKGEEAGIPVISANVPLEDTYAHFDLVQYDYGFMGGQIAGQWIKDNLGGEAEVAVLGYPSIPLVIERSEGIKDGIHSIAPNAKIVSEQEAYTTEMGMNVTESILQAHPNVKVIAGISDVGILGAYEAVKAAGKDTEDFCLVGLDATPEAIDKIKENGIYKGTVDIEPYETGRLIIETTLEIIKNGNRIEEMIKFPMSPVTKDNIGDY; the protein is encoded by the coding sequence TTGAAAAAAATAATCGTTTTTCTAACAGTTTTAGTTTTCATGTTTGTAACATTGATGGGATGTGGTAATGATCAGGCGCTGCCAGGTAATGATGATGCTTCACCCGGTAATGGTGAGGAAGAAATACACATTGCGTATACTACCATGGACCTGGGGAATCCGTATTTTATACAAGTTGTTAAAGGTATGGAAGACAAAGCTGATGAACTTGGTATTAAGTTGACAGTTCACGATGGGAAAAATGATCCTATAATACAGGTGGATGCTGTGGAGAATTTTATAGTACAAAAGGTAGACGCTATTATAATTAGCGCTAATGATCAGTCTGCCCTGCAGCCCATGGTGTATAAGGGAGAAGAGGCAGGTATCCCAGTTATCAGTGCCAATGTGCCCTTGGAAGACACTTATGCACATTTTGATTTAGTTCAATATGATTATGGTTTTATGGGAGGTCAAATTGCAGGTCAATGGATTAAAGATAATTTGGGAGGAGAAGCAGAGGTGGCAGTGTTGGGCTACCCATCTATTCCATTGGTTATTGAAAGATCTGAAGGGATTAAAGACGGAATTCATTCTATCGCACCAAATGCAAAAATTGTTTCTGAACAAGAAGCATATACTACCGAAATGGGAATGAATGTGACTGAATCTATTCTACAGGCTCACCCAAATGTTAAAGTTATTGCAGGCATCAGTGATGTAGGTATTTTAGGAGCGTACGAAGCAGTTAAGGCAGCGGGTAAAGATACCGAAGATTTTTGTTTAGTAGGTTTAGACGCTACTCCTGAAGCCATTGATAAGATTAAAGAAAATGGTATTTATAAAGGCACTGTGGACATTGAGCCGTATGAAACGGGGCGGTTAATTATTGAAACTACTTTAGAAATTATTAAGAATGGCAATAGAATAGAAGAAATGATTAAATTTCCTATGTCACCTGTTACAAAAGACAACATTGGCGATTATTAA
- a CDS encoding uroporphyrinogen decarboxylase family protein, which translates to MRLIDYMKKHDRPIIFPWMGCAGLQLTSYTLYDVYKSPEKQLELARLMDKEFSADFVYPQDDGIIFCETLGLPLLKPDYDFPSVLENPIKNIEDLRKLKVPQPYKNLRMSTNLEALKKIGDHFDKPLAISLMGPFTLAVELVGASDFVRAVILNPDFINEILEFTNEVVKGYARETIKAGVKFMCISEPTGVILSPSRFEELVASRLRNFFADMDVWKVVHVCGDTSHLIDSLINCGAEALSLDQVMDMPTAASRVPKEMVVMGNIDPIHVLFDMAPQEVKVETLKLLKKMKNHSNFMLSFGCDCVPGTPVENLKAVMEAGHTPFSKL; encoded by the coding sequence ATGCGCCTCATAGATTATATGAAGAAACATGACAGGCCCATAATTTTCCCATGGATGGGGTGTGCTGGATTACAGCTGACCTCCTATACCCTTTACGATGTATACAAATCACCGGAAAAACAGCTGGAATTGGCCCGGTTAATGGATAAAGAGTTCAGTGCAGATTTTGTTTATCCTCAAGATGACGGGATCATATTCTGTGAGACTTTGGGGCTCCCTCTTTTGAAACCTGACTATGATTTCCCCAGTGTCTTAGAAAACCCCATTAAAAATATTGAGGATTTGCGAAAGCTAAAAGTTCCCCAACCATACAAAAACCTCAGGATGTCCACAAACCTGGAGGCATTAAAAAAGATTGGGGATCATTTTGATAAACCCCTGGCTATTTCTTTGATGGGCCCCTTTACCCTGGCTGTAGAACTGGTAGGCGCTTCAGATTTCGTTAGGGCGGTTATACTAAATCCTGATTTTATTAATGAGATATTGGAATTTACTAATGAAGTAGTTAAGGGTTATGCCCGGGAGACTATTAAAGCAGGAGTTAAATTTATGTGTATCAGTGAACCTACCGGAGTAATTTTATCTCCATCACGTTTTGAGGAACTGGTAGCTTCAAGATTAAGAAATTTCTTTGCGGACATGGATGTTTGGAAGGTGGTCCATGTATGCGGAGACACTTCACATTTAATAGACAGCCTAATAAACTGTGGAGCAGAGGCTTTGAGCCTGGACCAGGTAATGGACATGCCCACGGCTGCTTCAAGGGTACCGAAGGAAATGGTAGTTATGGGAAATATTGACCCTATACACGTCCTTTTCGACATGGCTCCTCAGGAAGTTAAGGTTGAAACATTGAAGCTCTTAAAAAAGATGAAAAACCATTCAAATTTCATGCTATCTTTCGGCTGTGACTGTGTTCCTGGTACACCAGTGGAAAATTTGAAGGCGGTTATGGAGGCAGGGCATACTCCATTTTCAAAGTTATAG